In one window of Luteitalea sp. DNA:
- the waaF gene encoding lipopolysaccharide heptosyltransferase II: MPGRRILVRAPNWLGDMVMALPAIRLVRRSEPGAHLAVAAPQGTATLFSFAPDVDEVVPLPGAKGLGGLRRLSGDIASLAGARPDLAVLLTNSFSSALAASRAGIRERWGYRRDARGRLLTRAVRRRDAKPQSAHHSAYYVALVRALGLVAESGADAAPRAPALEPDPAMPYLRATAEVQARADEQLAAMGWDPSTPLVGVAPGAAYGRAKQYPPDLMASLIDGLVAAGWTPLLVGAPQDEATGRAIVSALGPSVARTRLLDTIGKTNLALLIGLVDRCSAFVSNDSGAMHIAAALGTPVVAIFGSTDEHATAPIGRHVILHSDAWCRPCLLRECPIDHRCMRRIPPARAVEAVEKLSRM, encoded by the coding sequence ATGCCAGGCCGGCGGATTCTCGTCCGTGCGCCGAACTGGCTGGGCGACATGGTCATGGCGCTGCCCGCCATTCGGCTCGTCCGCCGGTCGGAGCCAGGGGCGCATCTCGCCGTGGCGGCGCCGCAGGGGACAGCCACGCTCTTCTCGTTTGCACCAGATGTCGACGAGGTCGTGCCGCTTCCCGGGGCCAAGGGACTCGGCGGACTGCGAAGACTCTCCGGCGACATCGCAAGCCTCGCGGGGGCACGGCCGGACCTTGCCGTCTTGCTCACCAACTCGTTCAGCTCGGCGTTGGCGGCCTCTCGCGCCGGAATCCGGGAGCGGTGGGGATATCGACGAGACGCACGTGGACGGTTGTTAACGCGCGCCGTGCGCCGGCGAGACGCGAAGCCACAGAGCGCGCACCATTCCGCGTACTACGTTGCGCTCGTCAGAGCGTTGGGCCTGGTGGCGGAGAGCGGTGCGGATGCGGCGCCGCGCGCGCCGGCGTTGGAGCCTGACCCTGCGATGCCTTATCTGCGGGCGACGGCAGAGGTCCAGGCGCGCGCGGACGAGCAGCTTGCGGCGATGGGTTGGGATCCATCGACGCCATTGGTTGGCGTGGCACCCGGTGCGGCATACGGTCGTGCCAAGCAGTACCCGCCGGATCTCATGGCCTCGCTCATCGACGGGCTCGTTGCAGCCGGGTGGACACCGCTTCTCGTTGGCGCGCCACAGGATGAGGCGACAGGCCGGGCGATCGTATCCGCCCTCGGCCCATCGGTGGCACGCACGCGGCTCCTCGACACGATCGGCAAGACGAACCTCGCGCTGCTCATTGGTCTCGTCGATCGCTGCAGCGCCTTCGTGTCGAACGATTCCGGTGCCATGCACATTGCCGCCGCGCTGGGGACCCCCGTCGTCGCCATTTTTGGATCGACTGACGAACATGCGACGGCGCCGATCGGACGCCACGTCATCCTGCACTCCGATGCGTGGTGCCGCCCGTGCCTCCTGCGTGAGTGTCCCATCGATCACCGGTGCATGCGCCGGATCCCGCCCGCGCGGGCGGTGGAAGCCGTCGAGAAACTGTCGAGGATGTAG
- a CDS encoding HAD-IIIA family hydrolase encodes MRGAARASCVSVPSITGACAGSRPRGRWKPSRNCRGCRISTMSPAVFLDRDGTLIAEVGYLRRVEQLELFPWTVDALRLLQRAGFKLVVVTNQSGVALGLLEESTVRTVHEALDVRLRRGGARIDAYYYCPHHPRGTVPAYTSDCSCRKPRAGLVERAARDLDLDVARSWVVGDRWLDVGLAASCGARGLLVRTGYGETSASEPQDGLAADAILANLMEAAGWILRHS; translated from the coding sequence ATGCGTGGTGCCGCCCGTGCCTCCTGCGTGAGTGTCCCATCGATCACCGGTGCATGCGCCGGATCCCGCCCGCGCGGGCGGTGGAAGCCGTCGAGAAACTGTCGAGGATGTAGGATATCGACGATGTCACCTGCGGTGTTCCTCGATCGTGACGGCACGCTCATCGCGGAGGTGGGATACCTGCGGCGCGTGGAGCAGCTCGAGCTGTTTCCCTGGACGGTCGATGCGCTCCGCCTTCTCCAACGGGCCGGCTTCAAGCTGGTCGTCGTGACGAATCAGTCGGGTGTCGCGCTCGGACTGCTGGAGGAGTCGACGGTCAGGACGGTGCACGAAGCGCTCGATGTGCGCCTGCGCCGAGGAGGGGCACGGATCGACGCCTACTACTATTGCCCGCACCACCCACGCGGGACGGTGCCCGCCTACACCAGCGACTGCTCCTGCCGCAAGCCGCGGGCCGGCCTCGTTGAGCGCGCAGCGCGTGACCTGGATCTGGACGTGGCGCGCTCCTGGGTCGTTGGCGATCGCTGGCTGGATGTCGGGCTGGCGGCGAGCTGCGGCGCGCGTGGCCTCTTGGTGCGGACCGGATACGGTGAGACGTCGGCGTCGGAGCCGCAGGACGGCCTCGCCGCCGACGCGATCCTCGCGAACCTGATGGAAGCGGCCGGATGGATTCTCCGACACTCATGA